In Pseudoduganella albidiflava, a single window of DNA contains:
- a CDS encoding potassium-transporting ATPase subunit F, which produces MNPTEVVYVAGAATAAALFVYLLVALLKAEAL; this is translated from the coding sequence ATGAACCCCACCGAAGTCGTGTACGTGGCCGGCGCCGCCACTGCCGCCGCCCTGTTCGTCTACCTGCTGGTGGCGCTGCTGAAGGCGGAGGCTCTGTGA
- the kdpA gene encoding potassium-transporting ATPase subunit KdpA, translating to MTTPSLILLGAFLFVLLALAWPLGAFLARVGEGDGPIRGLGWLHRFEGALYRAAGVPAGRTMGWQAYATALIVFNALGTLFVYAVQRLQGWLPLNPQALPGVSPDSSFNTAVSFVANTNWQGYAGEQTMSYLTQMVALAGQNFFSAATGIAVVFALIRAFAARATGSIGNFWVDATRATLYVLLPLSLLLAVLLMSQGVIQNFDAYRQVATLDGGVQVLAMGPVASQEAIKLLGTNGGGFFNANSAHPFENPTAFTNFVQMIAIFLVPAALCFAFGRMVGDLRQGWAVLAAMTIVFVAMTLAVFAAEQAAHPALQALGVDQAAGALQSGGNMEGKETRFGIGASALFTAVTTVASCGAVNAMHDSLMPLGGAVPLLLMQFGEVIFGGVGSGLYGMLVFAILAVFIAGLMIGRTPEYLGKKIGPYEMKVTSIAILVTPLLVLSGTAIAVVAGAGTAGIANPGAHGFSEILYAFSSAANNNGSAFAGLSANTPFYNTMLAIAMWFGRFGVIVPVLAIAGSLAGRARLPVTAGTMPTHGALFVALLIGVVLLVGVLNYVPALALGPVVEHLQLFH from the coding sequence GTGACGACCCCATCGCTGATCCTGCTGGGCGCCTTCCTGTTCGTGCTGCTGGCGCTGGCCTGGCCGCTGGGTGCCTTCCTGGCCCGGGTGGGCGAGGGCGATGGCCCGATCCGGGGCCTGGGCTGGCTGCACCGGTTCGAAGGAGCGCTGTATCGCGCCGCCGGCGTGCCGGCCGGCCGGACCATGGGCTGGCAAGCCTATGCCACCGCGCTGATCGTCTTCAACGCGCTGGGCACGCTGTTCGTGTATGCGGTGCAGCGCCTGCAGGGGTGGCTGCCCCTGAATCCGCAGGCGCTGCCCGGCGTGAGCCCGGATTCGTCGTTCAACACGGCCGTCAGCTTCGTTGCCAACACCAACTGGCAGGGCTACGCGGGGGAGCAGACCATGAGCTACCTGACCCAGATGGTGGCGCTGGCCGGCCAGAATTTCTTCTCGGCCGCCACCGGCATCGCCGTGGTGTTCGCGCTGATCCGGGCATTCGCGGCCCGCGCCACGGGGTCCATCGGCAACTTCTGGGTCGACGCCACCCGCGCCACGCTGTACGTGCTGCTGCCACTGTCGCTGCTGCTGGCGGTCCTGCTGATGAGCCAGGGCGTGATCCAGAACTTCGACGCGTACCGCCAGGTCGCCACGCTCGATGGCGGCGTGCAGGTGCTCGCCATGGGCCCGGTCGCCTCCCAGGAAGCCATCAAGCTGCTGGGCACCAACGGCGGCGGCTTCTTCAACGCCAATTCGGCGCATCCGTTCGAGAACCCGACGGCGTTCACCAACTTCGTGCAGATGATCGCCATCTTCCTGGTCCCGGCCGCGCTGTGCTTCGCGTTTGGCCGCATGGTGGGCGACCTCCGCCAGGGCTGGGCCGTGCTGGCGGCGATGACGATCGTGTTCGTGGCGATGACGCTCGCGGTGTTCGCGGCCGAGCAGGCGGCGCATCCCGCACTGCAGGCGCTGGGTGTCGACCAGGCGGCGGGCGCGCTGCAGTCGGGCGGCAACATGGAAGGCAAGGAAACCCGCTTCGGCATCGGCGCCTCGGCGCTGTTCACCGCCGTCACCACGGTCGCCTCCTGCGGCGCGGTGAATGCCATGCACGATTCGCTGATGCCGCTGGGCGGCGCCGTGCCGCTGCTGCTGATGCAGTTCGGCGAGGTGATCTTCGGCGGCGTGGGCTCCGGGCTGTACGGCATGCTGGTGTTCGCGATCCTGGCCGTGTTCATCGCCGGGCTGATGATCGGCCGCACGCCGGAATACCTGGGCAAGAAGATCGGCCCGTACGAGATGAAGGTGACCTCGATCGCCATCCTGGTCACGCCGCTGCTGGTGCTTTCCGGTACCGCCATCGCGGTGGTGGCGGGGGCCGGCACGGCGGGCATCGCCAATCCCGGCGCGCACGGTTTCTCCGAAATCCTGTACGCCTTCAGTTCCGCCGCCAACAACAACGGCAGCGCGTTTGCCGGCTTGTCCGCCAATACGCCGTTCTACAACACGATGCTGGCGATCGCCATGTGGTTCGGCCGCTTCGGCGTGATCGTGCCGGTGCTGGCGATCGCCGGTTCGCTGGCCGGCAGGGCGCGGCTGCCCGTCACGGCCGGCACGATGCCGACCCATGGCGCGCTGTTCGTGGCACTGCTGATCGGTGTCGTGCTGCTGGTGGGTGTGCTGAACTACGTGCCCGCGCTGGCGCTCGGCCCGGTCGTCGAGCACCTGCAACTTTTCCACTAA
- the kdpB gene encoding potassium-transporting ATPase subunit KdpB has product MDSTLFDRRLAGAAALDALRKLHPRVQLRSPVMFVVYVGSIATTLLAAQAATGGGEASPGFIAAIAVWLWFTVLFANFAEALAEGRSKAQAASLRALKQQVTARKLATPKYGTSWLPVPASDLRKGMTVLVEAGDVVPADGEVIEGVASVDESAITGESAPVIRESGGDFSSVTGGTRVLSDWLVVRVAVNPGEAFIDRMISMVEGAKRQKTPNEIALTILLVALTIVFLVVTVTLLPFSLFAVQASGSGAPVSVTVLIALLVCLIPTTIGGLLSAIGVAGMSRMMAANVIATSGRAVEAAGDVDVLLLDKTGTITHGNRQAAAFLPAPGVTEEQLASAANLASLADQTPEGRSIVVLARQRFAMDERAHELVAAGAEEDMAFVEFTAQTRMSGVDIGERQLRKGAADTIRKHVERQAGHWPAEVARLADDVARRGSTPLVVVDSGRVLGVVELKDIVKAGIRERFAELRKMGIRTVMITGDNRLTAAAIAAEAGVDDFLAEATPEDKLKLIRHQQAEGRLVAMTGDGTNDAPALAQADVAVAMNTGTQAAKEAGNMVDLDSNPTKLLEIVEIGKQMLMTRGALTTFSIANDVAKYFAIIPAAFVGTYPQLNSLNVMGLASPGSAIMSAVIFNALIIVFLIPLALKGVKYRALGAAVLLRRNLLVYGLGGLVLPFIGIKLIDMALAALHFA; this is encoded by the coding sequence ATGGATAGCACCCTGTTCGACCGCCGGCTGGCGGGAGCCGCCGCGCTGGATGCGCTGCGCAAGCTGCACCCGCGCGTGCAGCTCCGCAGCCCGGTCATGTTCGTCGTCTACGTGGGCAGCATCGCCACAACGCTGCTGGCCGCGCAGGCCGCCACCGGCGGAGGCGAAGCCAGCCCCGGATTCATCGCCGCCATCGCCGTGTGGCTGTGGTTCACCGTACTGTTCGCCAACTTCGCCGAGGCACTGGCCGAGGGCCGCAGCAAGGCGCAGGCGGCGTCGCTGCGTGCGCTGAAACAGCAGGTCACTGCCAGGAAGCTGGCCACGCCGAAGTACGGCACCAGCTGGCTGCCGGTACCGGCCAGCGACCTGCGCAAGGGCATGACGGTGCTGGTCGAGGCGGGCGACGTGGTGCCCGCCGACGGCGAGGTGATCGAAGGCGTCGCTTCCGTCGATGAAAGCGCGATCACGGGCGAATCGGCGCCGGTGATCCGCGAATCGGGCGGCGATTTCTCCTCGGTGACGGGCGGCACCCGGGTCCTGTCGGACTGGCTGGTGGTGCGCGTCGCCGTCAATCCCGGCGAGGCGTTCATCGACCGCATGATCTCGATGGTGGAGGGCGCCAAACGTCAGAAGACGCCGAACGAGATCGCGCTGACCATCCTGCTGGTCGCGCTGACCATCGTGTTCCTGGTGGTGACCGTGACGCTGCTGCCGTTCTCGCTGTTCGCCGTGCAGGCTTCCGGCAGCGGCGCGCCGGTATCGGTGACGGTGCTGATCGCCCTGCTCGTGTGCCTGATTCCCACCACGATCGGCGGCCTGCTGTCGGCCATCGGCGTGGCCGGCATGAGCCGCATGATGGCGGCGAACGTGATCGCCACTTCCGGCCGGGCGGTGGAGGCGGCCGGCGATGTCGACGTGTTGTTGCTGGATAAAACCGGCACGATCACGCACGGCAACCGCCAGGCGGCCGCGTTCCTGCCGGCGCCCGGCGTGACGGAAGAACAGCTGGCCAGCGCGGCGAACCTGGCCTCGCTGGCCGACCAGACGCCGGAAGGACGCAGCATCGTCGTGCTGGCGCGCCAGCGGTTTGCGATGGACGAAAGAGCGCATGAGCTGGTTGCCGCGGGAGCCGAAGAGGACATGGCATTCGTGGAATTCACGGCGCAGACGCGCATGAGCGGCGTGGATATCGGCGAGCGACAGTTGCGCAAGGGCGCTGCCGACACGATACGCAAGCATGTCGAGCGGCAGGCCGGCCACTGGCCGGCCGAGGTGGCGCGCCTGGCGGACGACGTGGCGCGCCGCGGGAGCACGCCGCTGGTGGTGGTCGACAGCGGCCGGGTGCTGGGCGTGGTCGAGCTGAAGGATATCGTCAAGGCCGGCATCCGCGAGCGCTTTGCCGAACTGCGCAAGATGGGTATCCGCACCGTGATGATCACCGGCGACAACAGGCTGACGGCGGCGGCCATCGCCGCCGAGGCGGGCGTCGACGATTTCCTCGCCGAAGCGACGCCCGAGGACAAGCTGAAGCTGATCCGCCACCAGCAGGCCGAGGGGAGGCTGGTGGCGATGACGGGCGACGGTACCAACGACGCGCCGGCACTGGCCCAGGCCGACGTGGCGGTGGCGATGAACACGGGTACCCAGGCGGCCAAGGAAGCGGGCAACATGGTCGACCTGGATTCGAATCCGACCAAGCTGCTGGAGATCGTGGAAATCGGCAAGCAGATGCTGATGACGCGGGGCGCGCTGACCACCTTTTCCATCGCCAACGACGTGGCCAAGTACTTCGCCATCATCCCGGCGGCATTCGTGGGCACCTATCCGCAATTGAACAGCCTGAACGTGATGGGCCTGGCCAGCCCCGGCTCGGCCATCATGTCCGCGGTGATCTTCAACGCGCTGATCATCGTGTTCCTGATCCCGCTGGCCTTGAAAGGCGTGAAGTACCGGGCGCTGGGCGCCGCCGTGCTGTTGCGCCGCAACCTGCTCGTGTATGGCCTGGGCGGCCTGGTGCTGCCGTTCATCGGCATCAAGCTGATCGACATGGCGCTGGCCGCGCTGCACTTCGCCTGA
- the kdpC gene encoding potassium-transporting ATPase subunit KdpC: protein MISHLRPAATIFATLTLLCGIVYPAVVTGIGKLAWPGQAAGSVVVRDGQAVGSRLIGQAFTSPRYFWGRPSATSPAPNHGAASAGSNLGPTNPALHDAVKGRIAALRAADPGNTAPVPVDLVTASASGLDPDISLAAARYQAGRVARTRGIAPASVATLIEEHAERPRFGFLGEPRVNVLALNMALDRLAPAAP from the coding sequence ATGATTTCCCATCTCCGCCCCGCTGCCACCATTTTCGCCACGCTGACGCTGCTGTGCGGGATCGTCTATCCCGCCGTGGTCACGGGCATCGGCAAGCTGGCCTGGCCGGGCCAGGCCGCCGGCAGTGTCGTCGTCCGCGACGGCCAGGCCGTCGGCTCGCGCCTGATCGGCCAGGCATTCACGTCGCCGCGCTACTTCTGGGGGCGGCCATCGGCCACCAGCCCGGCGCCGAACCACGGCGCCGCTTCGGCGGGCTCGAACCTGGGCCCCACGAACCCGGCACTGCACGATGCCGTCAAGGGCCGCATCGCGGCATTGCGCGCGGCCGACCCGGGCAATACGGCGCCGGTGCCGGTCGACCTGGTCACCGCGTCCGCCAGCGGCCTGGATCCGGACATCAGCCTGGCGGCGGCACGCTACCAGGCCGGCCGCGTGGCGCGCACGCGCGGCATCGCCCCGGCCAGCGTGGCGACCTTGATCGAGGAGCACGCCGAGCGGCCGCGGTTCGGCTTCCTCGGCGAACCAAGGGTCAATGTGCTGGCGCTGAACATGGCGCTCGACCGGCTTGCGCCCGCTGCGCCGTAA
- a CDS encoding DUF4118 domain-containing protein has product MIPIDSQRPDPDALLARVQAGEERAARGRLRIYFGASAGVGKTFAMLSAARKLQAEGLRPLVGVAETHGRGETAALLDGLEVLPPKQVAWRGRMLPEFDLDGALACRPGLILVDELAHSNAPGSRHPKRWQDVEELLDAGIDVFTTVNVQHLESLNDVVGGITGIRVAETLPDTVFDRAAEVVLVDLPADELLDRLRRGKVYHGEQAGRAARNFFRKGNLIALRELALRRTADRIGGDVQAYRVEQAIRPLWQSGAALLACVGTGADGEQVVRSAARLASQLNTDWHAVYVETPALQRLPAARREKILQVLKLAQDLGATTAVLAGDDIGTAIARYALAQNIPRVVLGRAAPARPWRTPHLRRIAAAAPALDIVEVASAEQSFSKNGDSHQFSGNGSSRKNGDCHRFSGQEGYGRYVLALAASGTVALAGLPLAGALEVTNIAMLFLLAVLVVAFRLGRGPAVLCSFASVAAFDFLFVQPTFSFAVSDVQYLITFGVMLVVGLITSHLAANLRFQARVASHREERVRALYEYARELTGVLQAEQVVEITQRTLAQAFRARVALLLPDADGRLEAAAAPAAADGADSPDPAIGQWAFDHAEAAGIGTGTLPASPWFYLPLVAPMRTRGVLALQPEERRWLLIPEQRRHLDTFAALAAIALERVHYIDVAQEALVQMESERLRNSLLAALSHDLRTPLTSLVGLAESLAMSKPALSITQMDLARALQEETVRMSTLVANLLDMARIESGAVHLNLQWQALEETVGSALRASRTLLAGHRIATALPAGLPLVRYDAVLIERVLGNLLENAAKYTPAGSTITLSARVFRGSLEVTVADDGPGLPAGQEEAIFEKFTRGERESAKPGVGLGLAICRAIIEAHGGAISARRGGGGGAALVFTLPLGTPPALPEEPLDERQVEQ; this is encoded by the coding sequence ATGATTCCCATCGACAGCCAACGCCCCGACCCGGACGCCCTGCTGGCCCGGGTGCAGGCCGGCGAAGAGCGCGCGGCGCGCGGCCGGCTGCGCATCTACTTCGGCGCTTCGGCCGGCGTGGGCAAGACTTTTGCAATGCTGTCGGCGGCCCGCAAGCTGCAGGCCGAGGGCTTGCGGCCGCTGGTGGGCGTCGCTGAAACCCATGGCCGCGGCGAAACGGCGGCGCTGCTCGACGGCCTGGAGGTGCTGCCGCCGAAGCAGGTGGCCTGGCGCGGCAGGATGCTGCCCGAGTTCGATCTCGATGGCGCGCTGGCGTGCCGCCCCGGCCTGATTCTGGTGGACGAGCTGGCCCATTCGAACGCGCCCGGCTCGCGGCACCCGAAGCGCTGGCAGGATGTGGAGGAATTGCTGGACGCGGGCATCGACGTGTTCACCACGGTGAACGTGCAACACCTGGAAAGCCTGAACGACGTGGTGGGCGGCATCACCGGCATCCGCGTGGCGGAAACCCTGCCCGACACCGTGTTCGACCGGGCCGCCGAAGTCGTGCTGGTGGACTTGCCCGCCGATGAACTGCTCGACCGGCTGAGGCGGGGCAAGGTCTACCACGGCGAGCAGGCCGGGCGCGCCGCCCGCAATTTCTTCCGCAAGGGGAACCTGATCGCGCTGCGCGAACTGGCGCTGCGCCGCACCGCCGACCGCATCGGCGGCGACGTGCAGGCCTACCGCGTGGAACAGGCCATCCGCCCGCTGTGGCAGTCGGGCGCGGCGCTGCTGGCCTGCGTGGGCACCGGCGCGGATGGCGAACAGGTGGTGCGCAGCGCGGCCCGGCTGGCGAGCCAGCTGAACACGGACTGGCATGCGGTGTACGTGGAAACGCCGGCGCTGCAACGCCTGCCGGCCGCGCGGCGCGAGAAGATCCTGCAGGTGCTGAAGCTGGCACAGGACCTGGGCGCCACCACGGCCGTGCTGGCCGGCGACGACATCGGCACGGCCATTGCCCGCTACGCGCTGGCGCAGAATATCCCCAGGGTGGTGCTGGGCCGGGCCGCACCCGCCAGGCCGTGGCGCACCCCGCACCTGCGGCGCATCGCCGCCGCCGCCCCGGCGCTTGACATCGTCGAAGTAGCTTCCGCCGAGCAAAGTTTCTCGAAAAACGGTGACAGTCACCAATTTTCGGGCAACGGAAGTTCCAGAAAAAATGGTGACTGTCACCGTTTTTCTGGGCAGGAGGGCTACGGGCGCTACGTGCTGGCGCTGGCCGCCAGCGGTACCGTCGCGCTGGCGGGCCTGCCGCTGGCGGGTGCGCTCGAAGTCACCAACATCGCGATGCTGTTCCTGCTCGCCGTGCTGGTGGTGGCGTTCCGGCTGGGCCGCGGGCCGGCCGTGCTGTGCAGCTTCGCCAGCGTGGCCGCGTTCGATTTCCTGTTCGTGCAGCCGACGTTCTCGTTCGCCGTCAGCGATGTCCAGTACCTGATCACGTTCGGCGTCATGCTGGTGGTGGGCCTGATCACGAGCCACCTGGCGGCCAACCTGCGCTTCCAGGCCCGGGTCGCGTCGCACCGCGAGGAGCGCGTGCGTGCGCTCTATGAATATGCGCGCGAGCTGACCGGTGTGTTGCAGGCGGAGCAGGTGGTCGAGATCACGCAGCGCACGCTGGCGCAGGCCTTTCGAGCGCGCGTGGCACTGCTGCTGCCGGATGCCGATGGGCGCCTGGAGGCTGCGGCGGCGCCGGCGGCCGCCGATGGTGCGGATTCGCCCGATCCGGCCATCGGCCAGTGGGCGTTCGACCATGCCGAGGCGGCCGGCATCGGCACGGGCACCCTGCCGGCGTCGCCCTGGTTCTACCTGCCGCTGGTCGCGCCGATGCGCACCCGTGGCGTGCTGGCGCTGCAGCCGGAAGAGCGCCGCTGGCTGCTGATCCCCGAACAGCGCCGCCATCTCGACACGTTCGCCGCGCTGGCCGCGATCGCGCTGGAGCGGGTGCATTACATCGACGTGGCGCAGGAAGCGCTGGTGCAGATGGAATCGGAGCGGCTGCGCAACTCGCTGCTGGCGGCGCTGTCGCACGACCTGCGCACGCCGCTGACGTCGCTGGTGGGGCTGGCCGAGTCGCTGGCGATGTCGAAGCCGGCCCTGTCCATCACGCAGATGGACCTGGCGCGCGCGCTGCAGGAAGAAACCGTGCGCATGAGCACCCTGGTGGCGAACCTGCTGGACATGGCGCGCATCGAAAGCGGCGCCGTGCACCTGAACCTGCAATGGCAGGCGCTGGAGGAAACGGTGGGCAGTGCGCTGCGCGCCAGCCGCACGCTGCTGGCCGGACACCGCATCGCCACCGCCTTGCCGGCCGGCCTGCCGCTGGTGCGCTACGACGCCGTACTGATCGAGCGGGTACTTGGCAACCTGCTGGAAAACGCGGCGAAATATACGCCGGCCGGCAGTACGATCACGCTGTCCGCGCGGGTCTTCCGCGGCAGCCTGGAAGTCACCGTCGCCGACGATGGCCCCGGCCTGCCGGCCGGCCAGGAAGAAGCGATCTTTGAAAAATTCACGCGCGGCGAACGGGAGTCCGCCAAGCCCGGCGTGGGGCTGGGGCTGGCGATCTGCCGCGCGATCATCGAGGCACACGGCGGCGCGATCTCCGCGCGGCGCGGCGGGGGAGGGGGCGCGGCCCTGGTCTTCACGCTGCCGCTGGGTACCCCGCCCGCGCTGCCGGAGGAACCACTGGATGAGCGACAAGTTGAGCAATAA
- the kdpE gene encoding two-component system response regulator KdpE — MSDKLSNKVTSKLADGPMPTALLVEDEPQIRRFVRMALEEEGWHVQEAATMQRGLIDAGTRRPDLVILDLGLPDGDGVDLIADLRKWSPVPVIVLSARVAEEQKIRALDAGADDYLTKPFGVGELLARVRALQRRRRAPEQDAGGVVQFGDVKVDLPARMITRGGQMVHLTPTEYRLLAVLVNNAGRVVTNPQLLREVWGPSNADNGHYLRIYMGHLRQKLERDPAQPAHLLTETAVGYRLLLAPG, encoded by the coding sequence ATGAGCGACAAGTTGAGCAATAAGGTGACCAGCAAGCTGGCGGACGGGCCGATGCCGACCGCGCTGCTGGTCGAGGATGAACCGCAGATCCGCCGCTTCGTGCGCATGGCGCTGGAGGAAGAAGGCTGGCACGTGCAGGAGGCGGCGACGATGCAGCGCGGCCTGATCGACGCCGGTACCCGCCGCCCCGACCTGGTGATCCTCGACCTGGGCCTGCCCGACGGCGATGGCGTGGACCTGATCGCCGACCTGCGCAAATGGTCGCCGGTGCCGGTGATCGTGCTGTCGGCCCGCGTCGCCGAAGAGCAGAAGATCCGCGCGCTCGATGCCGGTGCCGACGATTACCTGACCAAGCCGTTCGGTGTCGGCGAGCTGCTGGCCCGCGTGCGCGCGCTGCAGCGGCGGCGCCGCGCCCCTGAACAGGACGCCGGCGGCGTGGTGCAGTTCGGCGACGTGAAGGTGGACCTGCCGGCACGCATGATCACCCGCGGCGGCCAGATGGTGCACCTGACGCCGACCGAGTACCGCCTGCTGGCGGTACTGGTCAACAATGCCGGCCGCGTGGTGACCAATCCCCAGCTGCTGCGCGAGGTATGGGGACCGTCGAATGCCGACAACGGCCATTACCTGCGCATCTACATGGGCCACCTGCGCCAGAAGCTGGAGCGCGATCCCGCCCAGCCGGCGCACCTGCTGACCGAAACGGCGGTCGGCTACCGGCTGCTGCTCGCACCGGGCTGA
- a CDS encoding S41 family peptidase — MKKNWIVIPSLLVLSVVGVVVAAGATQPMWRPLWERVNPPPKVVVDRAMRTQALDTLVAKLNENYIFPDKAKQIEAVLRQRQQEGKYDGIAEGEQLARQLTKDIHGVVKDLHMEVVFSPGVVPPDDALGPPPRTRAEWEERAPLPMRLFASLSDLGVEKVDHLGPRVGYLKLSAFHPHFLVDENFASAMDELADTDGLIIDLRENGGGAPDSVALLVSYFVDERTRLNDIWDRKTGVAKQFWTVDKPGGKRYGGKKPVVILAGPGTMSAGEDFTYTMQALKRATVIGERTWGGAHPARPYRLGDHFFAVIPDARSISPITQGNWEGVGVIPDIPAAPDKALAMAEDLLRRRLQGSAPLAAAGH, encoded by the coding sequence ATGAAGAAGAACTGGATCGTCATACCGTCGTTGCTGGTGCTGTCCGTGGTCGGCGTAGTGGTGGCAGCAGGTGCGACCCAGCCCATGTGGCGGCCGCTCTGGGAACGCGTCAATCCTCCGCCGAAGGTCGTGGTCGACCGCGCGATGCGGACGCAAGCGCTCGATACGCTGGTGGCGAAACTGAACGAGAACTACATCTTCCCCGACAAGGCGAAGCAGATCGAAGCGGTGCTGCGCCAGCGCCAGCAGGAGGGCAAGTACGATGGCATCGCGGAAGGCGAACAGCTGGCAAGACAGCTGACGAAAGATATCCACGGCGTCGTCAAGGACCTGCACATGGAAGTGGTCTTCAGCCCCGGGGTGGTGCCGCCCGACGATGCGCTCGGACCTCCCCCCAGGACGCGTGCCGAGTGGGAGGAGCGCGCCCCCCTTCCCATGCGCCTGTTCGCCAGTTTGTCGGACCTTGGCGTGGAGAAGGTCGATCACCTGGGCCCGAGGGTGGGCTACTTGAAGCTCTCCGCATTCCATCCTCATTTCCTGGTGGACGAAAATTTCGCCTCGGCCATGGATGAACTGGCCGATACCGATGGCCTCATCATCGACCTGCGCGAGAACGGCGGTGGCGCACCGGACTCGGTGGCCTTGCTGGTCAGCTATTTCGTCGACGAGCGGACCCGCCTCAACGATATCTGGGACCGCAAGACCGGCGTCGCCAAACAGTTCTGGACGGTGGACAAGCCTGGCGGCAAGCGCTATGGCGGCAAGAAGCCGGTGGTGATCCTGGCCGGCCCCGGCACGATGTCCGCCGGCGAAGACTTCACCTACACGATGCAGGCACTGAAACGCGCCACGGTGATCGGCGAGCGGACCTGGGGCGGCGCCCACCCGGCGCGACCCTATCGGCTTGGCGACCATTTTTTCGCCGTGATCCCTGACGCGCGCAGCATCAGCCCGATCACCCAGGGCAACTGGGAAGGCGTGGGCGTCATCCCGGATATTCCGGCGGCACCCGACAAGGCGCTGGCGATGGCCGAGGACCTGCTGCGGCGCCGCCTTCAGGGCTCCGCCCCGCTGGCCGCCGCGGGACACTGA
- a CDS encoding LytR/AlgR family response regulator transcription factor — MPTALLVEDEPLLRAELADQLRGLWPELQIAGHAENGIDAVARIDALKPDIVFLDIQMPGLNGLEVARHIPESCQVVFVTAYAEHALAAFDAGASDYLVKPLTTTRLLRTIRRLKSRAVANPPPAVWEKLFERDTAPVYLKWIKASSGNTVRLVMVSEVLYFQSDEKYTRVVTEKGDALIRLPLKTLLEQLDPQQFAQIHRSAIVNLQAVDRIERNESEGRGGAGLEVILKGRAERLAVSEAFTRQFRQM; from the coding sequence ATGCCGACCGCCCTGCTCGTCGAAGACGAACCGCTGCTGCGGGCGGAACTGGCGGACCAGCTGCGCGGCCTGTGGCCCGAGCTGCAGATCGCCGGCCACGCCGAGAACGGCATCGACGCGGTGGCGCGCATCGATGCCTTGAAACCGGACATCGTGTTCCTGGACATCCAGATGCCCGGCCTGAACGGCCTGGAAGTGGCGCGCCACATTCCCGAATCCTGCCAGGTGGTGTTCGTCACGGCCTACGCGGAACATGCGCTGGCCGCCTTCGATGCCGGCGCATCCGACTATCTGGTCAAGCCATTGACCACCACGCGCCTGCTGCGGACGATCCGCCGCCTGAAGTCGCGCGCGGTCGCAAATCCGCCGCCGGCCGTGTGGGAAAAGCTGTTCGAACGGGATACCGCGCCGGTGTACCTCAAGTGGATCAAGGCGTCGAGCGGCAATACGGTGCGGCTGGTGATGGTGAGCGAAGTGCTGTACTTCCAGTCGGACGAGAAGTACACCCGGGTGGTGACGGAGAAAGGCGATGCGCTGATCCGGCTGCCGCTGAAGACCCTGCTCGAGCAGCTGGACCCGCAGCAGTTCGCGCAGATCCACCGCAGCGCCATCGTCAACCTCCAGGCCGTCGACCGGATCGAACGCAACGAATCCGAAGGGCGCGGCGGCGCCGGCCTGGAGGTGATCCTGAAGGGCCGGGCCGAGCGCCTGGCCGTCAGCGAAGCCTTTACCCGGCAGTTCCGCCAGATGTAG